The following DNA comes from Tumebacillus amylolyticus.
GCATACTTCTGCTAAAAGGTCTAGAAAACGTGTGTTCTAAATTAATTCAGATATGATCTAAGGACTCCCTATTATTATAGCAGAACGTACGTTCTTTTTGGGGGTTGTTGAAATAATGTTTTATTTTTCATGATTGTGGGTGTAAGAAAGAAAATATATAGGTCGGAGTGATCTCCATGACTAGATGTCAGAAATGTAGTTTTTAAAAAATTGGAGTTTTATTATTGACACTACGTCTTTGTATTCACGTTTTTATTAGGACATTTCTCATTTCTACGTCTAAAGCATCGTAATTAGGTAGGCCCTACCTGTAGAAAATAATGATAATGAACAACGCCTAATGAGGCACAAATTGTATAAGTCAAAAGCCCTCCTCATGGTGAAACAAAATGCAAAGTGCCTTTGACTTGATTGACCTTTATTGGAACGCCTTACCTCAAGTTATTAACTTATTTGATCAAGACTAAACTGTTAGTTAGGTCATGCCAGTACTTGTACCGACATAATAATATGGGACAATGAAACAGAAAATGAGATGAGTACATTCTGTGGCTATACGCATTGGGCAATCGTGTTCCTGATCATCTTCGTGCTGTTCTTCCTGTTCGTTCCGGGCGTTGGCGGCGGCGCGTACTAATCGGTTTCGAGAACCCAAAAAAGCCCCTTGACCACAGAGATGTGGCCAAGGGGCTTTTTACATGTCGCTTTAGGTAGAGCACGTATCATTTGGCGAGCAATATGTAGTTAGTACTTCCAAACAACCTCATACGTCAAACCATCTAGTACCTTCGAATTTGCCCACTGCTTGGCATAGGCAACGGCGTCCTCTTTTTTATGGAACCAATCAAGGTAGTGATCTCCTTGGTACACGTGGTACGGGTAGTTGTGCCACAAAACAGAGTTTGTTTCTGCATCAAGGACCGAGGAGTATTCATGACCTTTTGCATAGTTGACGGCACCGATTTGGCTTTCGAAGTCATTTACATACTTGCCGTACTGGAAGACTTGCGTGTGAATGTTGTCCCACAAAACTTCATACGTGTTGGCGTCTTGAACGATTGCATGGCTGTATTGCTTGGCGTAGTTGATGGCGTCTGTTTTGCTGTGCAAGACGGTGATCAGTTTGCCATTTTGGAAGACATTGAAGTGTTCATGAGACTCCTCGACGGGCAAGTTGAGCGAACTGCCCGAAGAGTAGGAACTTCCGCTGCTGCTGTTGCTGGAGGAACCTCCGTTGTGATAGTGGTATTGGCCATCCTGAAGACCCCATTGTGCGCAGTTTGTTCGACAGGTATGACCCCCGTATTTATCAGTTCTTCCGGGGTGCGCGTACGCTGCCGTGGCAGAGAGCAGCAACGAAGCCGTTGTAATCATTGCGATAACAGAAACTCGTTTCATTCGATATCCCTCCAAAAATAGGTTCGAGTCTATTATAACGGATAACAATTTTGGTATAAATAACAAAAACGAATTATTGTTAGTCGATGTTTTGCGTGCCATTTTTAAATATGGGTCATCGCCGTGCCCCATTCCGACCAAGCCTCATAGTATGGGAGTAAGAAACGGAACAGGGGGTGAGATCATGTACGGTGTATTCGGTGGATATACGCATTGGGCAATCGTGTTCCTGATCATCTTCGTGCTGTTCTTCCTGTTCGTTCCGGGTGTTGGCGGCGGCGCGTACTAATCGGTTTCGAGAACCCGAAAAGCCCCTTGACCACAGAGATGTGGAGCAAGGGGTTTTTTCATGGGGTCCAAAAAACCTGTTATTCCCAAAACAGAAATTTTGTGAGAGAATCAAAACTACGAATCTATCAAGTTTTTTGGAGGAACCGGATGATGAAAAAACGCACGCTGGCTCTGTTGGCTTCGCTTGGCCTCTTCGCAGGTTTGAGTTCTGTACATACATCGATTGCCGGGGCGGTCGATTCGATCCAACTGGTGGTCGATGACAAATCAATCTCGACCGATACCGCGCCTCTTCTGGTTCATGACCGCATCTTCGTGCCTGTACGAGCCCTGTCTGAATCTCTCGGTGCGACAGTCACTTACGATTCGCAGACCGATTCAGCTACGATCACACGGAACGACATCACTCTGAAGCTCGACTTCAAAAGCGGACAAGTGTGGAAAAACGGTGTCGTACTCACTCTGGAGGAAAGCCCGCGTTTGGTGAACGACCGGGCGATGGTGCCGGTTCGTTTCATCTCCGAGGCATTTGGCAATACCGTTTCGTACGACGATGCCACGCAAACGGTCACCGTTCTCCCGACGCAAGCTCGACTGGACGAACGCAAGAACATTCAAGCTGTACTTGCCGGGACGAGCCAAGCGTTACAGGCGAAGACAAGTTACTCGACCGATGTCGATCTGAGTATGGATTTCCCGAAGGACCCCTATGAAAGGGAGGGCGCACTCACGACAAAATACAGCGCTCATTTGACGCTCGACACGCAAGTACAAACCAAGCTCCAGCACGGAAATGCCAATTTGACCACCACAACGGGCCATGTAAAAAACATCACGGACGTGGAATTGTACCGACAGGGCGAGGTATTTTATGTGCTCAATCCGTATTCGGAGAACGAGTGGTCGAAGATCTCGAATACAGCAGGGGATGAGGGCGTTTGGGAAGGGCTCCGAGACGCTCTGAACGGAGTCTCGATGAGTGCAGATCAACTGCAACAGTTCGAGGAGTTAGCTCCGTATGCCTCGTTGAAGGAAGAGGCGGCCACGTACACGCTCTTCTACCATTTCGATGCAAACGGAATCGTGAAGTTGCTCAAGGGGACGCATCTGGACCAAGACATGAAAGCATTTGATCTCACCCTGCAAATTGACAAAGCGACCAGTCTTGCGACCGGCTATACGGGAGACGTCTACTACGACAATTCGAATCCGAACCACATGGTGCCGTCGAAAGTTCATGCAGAAGGCAAGGTAGGGAACTGGGACAAAGTCCCGACGATCACCATCCCGAGCGACGTGTTGAAAAACGCCAAATCCTATTGGTAAGCAGCAACCGGAAGAGAGCTCTGCTCTTTTCAAAAATGACAGACGAACGGGCGCACAGACGACTTAGGCTGTGCGTCCTTTTTTCCTTCCTAAGGAGGACCAATATGACATTCGATATAGCAAGTGAGAGGTTGACGTACGCCAAACTGGTCCCAAGCGATTGGGAGTTGATCAGATCGATCTATACCAATCCAAAACTACTGCAACACATCAGCACCTTGCAAAGCGAAGCAGCGATTCGAAACAATTTCGAAAAGGAACTCGCCCCGTGGGACATCACATCCCCACATTGGTTGACATGGACGATTCGTGAAAAGGCATCGAATCAACAGGTGGGTGTCATCTGCATCCATACTCACAATGGAGAAAAACGGACCGCGGAAGTGGGGTTCATCCTGCTGGAAACGTCCGCAGGCAAAGGATACGCCACCGAAGCCTTGAAGCGCGTGATGAAATTCGCGGTGGATACGTTCCGCTTTGAGAAATTCATGGCCGTCTGCTCCGAAGAGCATATTGCGTCTCAACGAGTGTTGGAAAAGGTAGGCATGACGCTGGACGAGCTCGTGCCGGACAACACCGAAATCGAGGGCCGAATGGTCAATGACTGCTTTTATTCGATGGAGGTCGTTGGCGACTACGAGTCATGAAGAGATAGAGCCGTTCGCTGAACGGCTTTTTTTTATTCCTTCAAGATGATGAAGTCTCTGTCTGCAAAAATTGCTCAATAAGGTCAGCAAATATCGAAGAGTACATTTTAACGAACGGTACTATTATTAAGGAGCAGCAGCAAATTACAAAAACGGAGGTATTTAAAATGAAAACAAAAATGAGAACTCTTGTAGCAACTCTTGCAGTTGCCGCGATCGCCACTACGGTTGGTGCACAATCTGCATCTGCAACCACGTATGGATGGGCTGCACAAAAAATTGTTGTAGGACAGAAAATCTATTCCGACCTGGCACCTGCATTCAACAATGGATTTTCGATCTCTGCAGACCAATGGAATTACGCATCCGGTAACGGTGTGAATGTGAACATTCGATACACACTGTATGATGCTGGCGGTGTTTCGTATGGTTCTATCGATTCTTCCGGTGCACATGGTGGTAGCTACCCGCCTCCGTTCACTCATAAATGGTTCGTGGGTCCCGGTAATTATAAAGTTCAGATCTGGAACATTGGATCTGATCCGGCCTATACTGCGGGTAACATCTATCAGTAAAAATAAATAACAAATAGGAACCCCCTTCAAGCAGACAGTAGGAAGAAAGCTCCCTACTATCTACTTGAAGGTTTTTTTTCATCACTGGATACAGCAGCGCGCTGCCGGACGGCCTGCTTAGCCCGCACCAATCAGACGGGCTGTCTATGAAGCGATTGACAGTTGTCACCTCTGTCCTTCTATGAGAGAATGGGGGAACGAATGTACGTAGAAAGCGGAGGACACTCCATTGGAAGAAACCTATGTAGTACTCGACTTCGAAACCACCGGTTTCGCCGCCTACAAGGACCGCATCATCGAAATCGGCGCGGTCAAGATCCAAGGCGGCCGCGTGGTGGAGACGTTTCACCGACGTGTCAATCCGGGCATCAAGATTCCGCCCTTTATATCGGAACTCACCGGCCTCACCGACGAACTGGTAGAAGACGAACCTTCTATTGAAGAAGTGATGCCGGAGTTTCTCCCTTTTTACAGCGACGCCATCCTCGTCGCGCATAACGCCGACTTCGACATGAAGTTCCTCAACGCCGCCCTCGATGAGAGCGGCTATCTCGAATACGCGGGCGAAGTCATCGACACTGTGCAACTTGCACAAATTCTCTGGCCCCGCGAATCCAGCTATTCCTTGGAAGCGCTGGCCGTCTCCCGAGACCTCGCACACGACCAGCCGCACCAAGCGCTGTCCGATGCACAAGTCACGGGGGAGTTGTTCCTTCAATTACTGGAACGCGCGCACAAGCTGCCGTTCTTGCTCCTTCAACAGATCACCGGCCTCACCGAATACACCGACTGGCCGCTGCGCCACTTTTTCCGTCGCTTGGCGGAGGGCAACACGTCGATCATGCAATTCGATGAACCCGAAGGCTGTATGACCATTGACCAACTCATGCACCGCCCCGTTCAAATCGAGGTAAAAGACGGCCCGCCCGGCGGAGCTCTCTCTGAATTCAACGTCTCCGATGTCGTCCACGTTCTTGAAAAAGGCGGCCCGATGTCGGACCTCATGCCGGGCTACGAAGAACGCCCGCAACAGATTGACATGATGCGCCAAGTCGCCGAAGCGTTCCAAGAGCAGAAACACTTGATCGTGGAAGCCGGCACCGGCACGGGGAAGTCGCTCGCGTACTTGATCCCGTCCGTCTACTACAGCATCGCCAAGGGCGAGCGCGTCGTCGTCGCCACGCATACGATCAACTTGCAAGAACAACTCCGAGAGCGCGACATCCCGCTGCTGCAACAGGTCATCCCGTTTGACTTCGACATCGAAGTCTTCAAAGGCCGCGCCAACTATGTCTGCATGCGCAAAGTCGCGACCAGTGTCAACAATCCGGGACTGATCACCGACCACGCCGAGACGACATTTTTTGTCCGCATGGTCGCGTGGCTGATCGAAACGGACGGCGGCGACCGCGAAGAATTGAGTTTGAACGGCGAGCAAGCGGACCACTGGAACAAAGTGGCTTCCGGCGCCGACTCCTGCATCATGAAAGCCTGCCCGTGGTTCCGAAATTGCTACTACCACCGCGCCCGTGCCCGTGCTCAGCAGGCAGACGTCCTGATCACCAACCACTCGCTGGTGCTGACAGACGTCAAGACCGACCACAACGTGCTGCCGGGCTACCAATACCTCGTCATCGACGAGGCGCACCACATGGAGGATGAAGCGACCAAGCATCTCGGCACGGAAGTCTCGTACTTCCAGATGTCGGGCGCTCTCAACCGTCTCCAGCGTGACAAGAACCGCGGTTTGCTGTTCCAGCTCTTGCAAAAAGTGGACATCCTGCAAGGCGGCGACTCTTCCGCCTACGAAGACTTGCGCGCCACGCTTGAAAAAACGATGGAGCAAGTGGACGACCTGCGCGACGCCAACGAAGATGTGTTTCGTCAGTTGCACAATTTCATCCTCAACCATGCCAACGGTACCGATGCCGGACGCCAGACGATGCGGTTGAAGCCGGACACGTTTGACGATGAAACCTTGCAAACCGCTTGGGAAGGCATCGCGTCCGCCAGCGAGAACCTCCAATCCGCAGTCCGCGCCATGCGCAAACTGGTCGGTCGGATGGAGGAGTTGAGCGAAGAACTGATGAAAGACGAGATGTTCGCAGGGACTTTCACCGACATCAGCGGCCAAGTCAAGGAACTCGACCAAGGCTGGCAAGACCTCGCGTACTTCCTGCGCTCCGTCGGCAGCGAATCGTCTGTGCTCTGGATGGAAGCGGACGACAAATCGATGCGACCGGTTGTGTTCCTCTACTCGGCACCGATCGACGTGGGGCCGCTTTTGAACGCACACCTTTTTTCCAAAAAGGAAAGCGTCGTCCTCGCATCGGCAACGCTTACGATCAACCAAGATTTCAAGTATGCGATCCACCAACTCGGCCTCTACGAATCACAGGAACAGGGGAGACTGCTCTCGTTGCAAGTCGACTCGCCCTTCCTTTATAAAAAACAAGCGCTGCTCTGCGTCCCCACCGATTGTTTGCCGGTGAAAGGGGTCGCCGAGGACGTGTTCACGACATCGTTCGCCGAGTCGCTGACAAACCTCGCCCGCGTGTCGCAAGGGCGTGCGCTCGTGCTGTTTACGTCGCATCGCATGTTGCGCGAAACCTATCACAAAGTCAAACCGATGCTGGCCGAACACGGCATCACCGTCCTCGCTCACGGTGTCGATTCCACTTCGCGACATCGCTTGGTGCAGGAATTCCAACGCCATCCCAAAGCGGTGCTGTTCGGTGCCAACTCGTTCTGGGAAGGGGTGGACATCCCCGGCGAAGACTTGTCTCTGCTGGTGATTGCCCGTCTCCCGTTCTGGCCGCCGAACCAGCCGGTCGTCGAAGCCCGCACGGAGAAAATGGAGCGCGAAGGCCGCAATTCCTTCATGGAGTACAGCGTCCCGCAAGCGATCATCCGCTTCAAACAAGGCTTCGGCCGCCTGATCCGCACCAAGCGAGACCGCGGGGCCATCGTCGTGTACGACCGCCGCATCACCGAGTCCCGCTACGGACGACATTTTATCCGCTCGTTGCCGGGGCCTTGGGTATACAACGGGACAGAACGCGAAGTGCTGAAGACCGTTTATAACTGGTTAAAGACTCCGCTAACAGATTGAATCTTGAAACTTATAAAGAGAGGGGCTTTACGCACTCTCTTTTTCTATTATTCGACAAAAATCGACATTGTTTTCGGAATTTTCATCGAATGTTCAGCA
Coding sequences within:
- the dinG gene encoding ATP-dependent DNA helicase DinG, producing MEETYVVLDFETTGFAAYKDRIIEIGAVKIQGGRVVETFHRRVNPGIKIPPFISELTGLTDELVEDEPSIEEVMPEFLPFYSDAILVAHNADFDMKFLNAALDESGYLEYAGEVIDTVQLAQILWPRESSYSLEALAVSRDLAHDQPHQALSDAQVTGELFLQLLERAHKLPFLLLQQITGLTEYTDWPLRHFFRRLAEGNTSIMQFDEPEGCMTIDQLMHRPVQIEVKDGPPGGALSEFNVSDVVHVLEKGGPMSDLMPGYEERPQQIDMMRQVAEAFQEQKHLIVEAGTGTGKSLAYLIPSVYYSIAKGERVVVATHTINLQEQLRERDIPLLQQVIPFDFDIEVFKGRANYVCMRKVATSVNNPGLITDHAETTFFVRMVAWLIETDGGDREELSLNGEQADHWNKVASGADSCIMKACPWFRNCYYHRARARAQQADVLITNHSLVLTDVKTDHNVLPGYQYLVIDEAHHMEDEATKHLGTEVSYFQMSGALNRLQRDKNRGLLFQLLQKVDILQGGDSSAYEDLRATLEKTMEQVDDLRDANEDVFRQLHNFILNHANGTDAGRQTMRLKPDTFDDETLQTAWEGIASASENLQSAVRAMRKLVGRMEELSEELMKDEMFAGTFTDISGQVKELDQGWQDLAYFLRSVGSESSVLWMEADDKSMRPVVFLYSAPIDVGPLLNAHLFSKKESVVLASATLTINQDFKYAIHQLGLYESQEQGRLLSLQVDSPFLYKKQALLCVPTDCLPVKGVAEDVFTTSFAESLTNLARVSQGRALVLFTSHRMLRETYHKVKPMLAEHGITVLAHGVDSTSRHRLVQEFQRHPKAVLFGANSFWEGVDIPGEDLSLLVIARLPFWPPNQPVVEARTEKMEREGRNSFMEYSVPQAIIRFKQGFGRLIRTKRDRGAIVVYDRRITESRYGRHFIRSLPGPWVYNGTEREVLKTVYNWLKTPLTD
- a CDS encoding YHYH domain-containing protein; amino-acid sequence: MKRVSVIAMITTASLLLSATAAYAHPGRTDKYGGHTCRTNCAQWGLQDGQYHYHNGGSSSNSSSGSSYSSGSSLNLPVEESHEHFNVFQNGKLITVLHSKTDAINYAKQYSHAIVQDANTYEVLWDNIHTQVFQYGKYVNDFESQIGAVNYAKGHEYSSVLDAETNSVLWHNYPYHVYQGDHYLDWFHKKEDAVAYAKQWANSKVLDGLTYEVVWKY
- a CDS encoding GNAT family N-acetyltransferase, yielding MTFDIASERLTYAKLVPSDWELIRSIYTNPKLLQHISTLQSEAAIRNNFEKELAPWDITSPHWLTWTIREKASNQQVGVICIHTHNGEKRTAEVGFILLETSAGKGYATEALKRVMKFAVDTFRFEKFMAVCSEEHIASQRVLEKVGMTLDELVPDNTEIEGRMVNDCFYSMEVVGDYES
- a CDS encoding copper amine oxidase N-terminal domain-containing protein — its product is MMKKRTLALLASLGLFAGLSSVHTSIAGAVDSIQLVVDDKSISTDTAPLLVHDRIFVPVRALSESLGATVTYDSQTDSATITRNDITLKLDFKSGQVWKNGVVLTLEESPRLVNDRAMVPVRFISEAFGNTVSYDDATQTVTVLPTQARLDERKNIQAVLAGTSQALQAKTSYSTDVDLSMDFPKDPYEREGALTTKYSAHLTLDTQVQTKLQHGNANLTTTTGHVKNITDVELYRQGEVFYVLNPYSENEWSKISNTAGDEGVWEGLRDALNGVSMSADQLQQFEELAPYASLKEEAATYTLFYHFDANGIVKLLKGTHLDQDMKAFDLTLQIDKATSLATGYTGDVYYDNSNPNHMVPSKVHAEGKVGNWDKVPTITIPSDVLKNAKSYW